The Gossypium hirsutum isolate 1008001.06 chromosome D06, Gossypium_hirsutum_v2.1, whole genome shotgun sequence genome contains the following window.
TTGCTTCTTGATTTAACTTTCTTTTGATATCTtgcaactttcattttctttgatcttataCCTTTTTTCGCTAAGATTTTATCCCACATTATTTACTACAAAGGGGGTTTTGAGGATGTTACAACCCTAATATTATAACAAGAGTTGGATTTGATTATCAATATTTCTAAAAGAGCCTAATTGattttttcaatgaaaatattgactaaaatgttaaaaatttaaatttggcaGCCCACATGGCAATCCGCGTGtacttcatattattattttttattttttatgaaatatatatttttttaattttgaatttttttataatttttaaattatttattaacatgacatataagacaaataatatTATGTCAATATAAAGTGCATGTGGACTACCACGTAGGTTGTCACGCTAgcatcattaaaaaattattgtttttgtcaacattttcattaaaaaaattaatttgacccttttttaaaggttaatggttaaatttaactcaaaaaataaGTAAGGGCCAAATTAGCAAAACATGTAAACACTGAGGGTCGTCTAGACTTAATCTTGAATGGATGTGAGTCGTTTCAAAGGTTGTCGGGACTTGATCTTGAAATTGGGTTTAATGAGATGATTGCTTGAGAGTTGAATTTAATTGGATTCAAGGGTGTTTGAGACTTGATTTTCAATCAATGATGTCCATTTTAAGAGTCGTCAAGACTTGATCTTGAAAACGAATTTGGAGAAAGTTCGGATCCAAGGGTCTTTGAGACTTATTTTGGATGGATAGTTTTGCTTCAAGAGTCCTTTAGACTTGATCTTGAATAACGAGTTCTATATTTTTTGTGTCGATGAAAGCAAATTTGGAAGAATTTTGATCCAATGGTTGTCTAGATTTGATACTTAATCTTGGATGAATTCAGATTCCTTTAACTATCATGGTGACTTGTATTTTAAACAAGTTTTGAcctctttttttaattaaacaagaCTAGAAGGCAACTTTCTTCATAAACAAGTTTTGACCTTCTTTTTGCTATTAAACAAGATCAAAAAACGACATGATTGCTAGTTGTTAATGGATTATATCACAGTTGAATAATCTTTGAAGTTAATAAGAAACTGCCCATTTCATTGCCATCGATTGATAATATTCCAACAGACATACaaatccctttttattttttgtattttttatcctCAATCAATACTTACCATGAAAAGAGAAGGGTCAAAgaaattacaaaatgtagacaTCTGAAATTTGGAAGCAAATATTCTCATAAAACAATAAAGGAAAGGAAGTAGAAAATTAGGGTGTATCATTCAATACCCAAGGAAAGCATGACCCAACATTTGGCCCAGTGTGACTTGGGATGAAGTTGTGAGGTGCAACCCATCTGGTCCGAGTGGGAGACCCTTGGCGTCCACACATTTCACATATGCCATGTCTGTCTTTAACTGAGCTTCTCTCACTTCCTCCATATAAGCCCCTGGCCCTGAAGCTAATGCTACCTATCCACCACAACCACCCACTTTATAGCCTAGCTTGCAAGCTTTTACaaaataaaagcataaatttgggtttttttttaaatattattcatttttattatagtttcttactttctttatttttcaaaatgatgttgaattttgagattaacttttttatataaattccatcaaataatttgtttttttataaaatatgtgatAACGTGGCGTATACACTAAAGTATTTTCTGtataattgaataatttttttacacatttaaaaaaataaaggaaaaatgttataatatttatctaactataaaaaaattattaatttggataTGTCATGTCATCACATATTTAAAAAGAGTATATTACGTCACCTTTTGGTACAAGTCGCCTTTTGGTACAAtgacaataaaattatattataggtATGAGAGCTTGAGTTTAATGTTTAAGTAGAGatgagcaaaattcgatttgatttagaaaataaaaaaaagtcaaattttaagttaatcgaatcgagttattcaaattatttgagtaaactcgaataagtaatttgagtttcgagttcaaatcgagttaaattttactattctaataattcgaataacatattggtataaatacacatttagtccctatcaaatttgaaaatgaacaaattagtctctctcccgacaaaattttttaaaaaattcaaaataatttttaaaatttaaaatatttataaaaattccaaaatttatattttttaaataaattataaaaatttcaaaaataaattctaaaaatataaaagaaagttaaaaaaatttaaaaaatattctagaataataattttgggacctaaagaagttaattaattattcaagtttatcatactaaagtattattattattattattatacttttaAAAGGTTTACAAATATATacggtttcaaatttatgtgatctaacatgaaattagttattgtaacaagattttaattagacatatttaatttattaatttaattcgaacaatttcacttgaatttcatttcactcgagtcgattcaaaaaaatttcaaatcaaattagaatgataaaataggactcgtcaactcgaaaatttttcactcgattcgatcgaatgcttaTCTCTAATCCCAAACAACCTCATCCCTCTCTCCCAattataagaaagaaaaaaaagtaagtaAACTACACCAAATTATTTAATggaattaaagggaaaaaaagttATCCTCTTaactaaaaatacatattttaaaaaataaataattcaaaataattaaattataaaaaagaagaTTAAATCCACAAAAAATCTAACTTTTCATAACTTGATCcatcaactttttttttgtccTCATTTGTCGCGAAATTTAGCAACTTTTTTTAATGAAGTCATTAAACTTGAATTCTATTAAAGTATAATGACGTAACATTTTGATATTGTACCACATCAtcacttgataattttttttataaaaattatatagaatataaaaatacaaaaaaatatattaaaaatttttaagtgatgaaatagtacattttcaaaatatcatattaccgtaatttaataaaatccaaatataaaagataaattaagaaaatactataaatttcaaaactaacgtagttaaaaaaattaagaataaaaataaaaataatgaagaaattcAAGAATTACATATTAGTTTATCCCAAATATAATTTAACCCGTAAATGTTGCTTGTTTGTGCCGCAAGTAAGAATAACTTCATAATTTTGGCCAActtgtattaaaataaattaatctcCACCTACATGTGGAGATGTGATGCCTTAACTAATTGCATGTGCGCTCCAATTAGTttagtgattattttataattttttaaaattgaatgattaaaatataaatttattaatagtttagtgaccttggaTGTAATTTACCcggttaaaaaaatcaaatcaatgaAGAAATAAAACAGTAAAAAACAGATAGTACCTGGATTATTGGTAGCTTAGGTGTTTTCAGATCAAAACGTAAATCATTGAAAAACCTCTTCAATTTATCTTTATACAATTCTGCGTCCTGTTGATTTTCTGTATCACTTTCCCCTTGATACCAAAGCATAGCTCTATACACTCTACTTTGCATTGCAAATTGAGACCTTTTCACCAATTGCTCATACAAAAACTCTCCTTTCTGCCATTGGCTTATATTTGTCCCTCCGATGGCACAAGGCACCAACCCTATCACCCCAAAGTTAGGGTCCTTGTTCAACACAGTGTTGGCAAATGGCATTCCAGGTCCAGCCCCTTTTGTCTTGTTGTAATCAATGTCTGCATGGAGTGGTTCATGGGCTTCAACCCATGTTAGGTTTGCGGTTAGCCTGAGGATCGAAGGGTTTGGCTGGCATTCAGGCGGAACTATGCCGTCCCAAGTTAGTGTCTCGGTTATGGTGTCGTTGAACACTCCTCCACGACCGGCCATGTTGCTTTGCCCGGCTAAGATGATTATGTTTATTTTTGGATGTGGGTGTTTACATTGGATTGGTGAGGCGTGAGCCAGAAGAGCCAAGAGAATGAAGGAAAGCATCGAGGGAAAGGACTTCAGTGCCGACGTATTGACTCAAAAGGAGGATTTGAAGTTTCAGTCTTTTCAATCTGTTAAATCTCCGAGGAATTTGAACTATGTTGAAAGCAAAGATGCTTGGTTTTTATATGGCTTTTTATGTTGACTTTCTTGTCTTTTGTTCTTATATTCAATGTGATTATTTTTAGGTAAATGTGTCATTGAGTCCCTTGTACTCAatgtcatattaaattttacttttttttattcaaataattggcaaattggtatttatatgttagattaaaaagtaaattaatcattccattaaaaatttcatcaattttatttttaaaagttggtCCATGTACATCAGCATGAGCTATACGTGGCACAACATGTATAACCATATGGTTATTTCGTCAGCCACGTCAATTTTTAGCagtgaaaatgaatgaaaatttttaacagaaatgacaaATTTGCTCttaaatataacttaatttacctattttctaAGTAAATaggacaaaatacaatctaactcttaataaaaggcctccatgatacttttaccttattttcatttttcatttttttgtaatttaaaaatgtAACCATATTTCATCCAATATATGTATTTCTAAATAATAAGTCTAATTCTatactttttctctctattttacgaaaattaatctttattaaaattttgtctttatgtattttataaactAAGAAGTTAGTATAGTTGTTGGTGAACAAATGAACTTGAAACACTTATTTTTGCTAGTTTGTTGCTAGGGGAGtacctaattcatttaaaataaacttaaccAACTCATTCAGTTAAgtcaattttgattaatttagttTTGGTCTTGGTTACAATAGTTTTGTCAATCGATTATCgattatttaactttttaaatgaATCGACCGATTTAATcgacttattatttattatttttaaattattttaaataaatttataatataatatgtataatatataattaaaaaaatgtaccGGTTAacgatggtcactaaactaactataattacaacaaaggcaagcgcacctatcaaacaatagtatagctatggtgagtaaggaatattgtatccacgaggactaaaagtactagtaattacccttttttctattatttagccgataaattgaagttattatttttaatctaaaattactaatctaatttaactacgAACACAACAGAGAATGAAATGGGAAAATAATCGAAAACAACCAAtgagaaagacaatacccaagaaagaatccacttagacttcacctattattatgaatctgaattaaacgatttattctgtaacacccctatacccggTTCGATCCAAGGAACCTGATAttggaatattacatttggtgccaaagtattttggctaatcactaatatattcgaatatttaaaaaaaattaagttttcataaattatatttttgtccCTACTACTTAGAACACACTTGatcttcctaagtacatgcctttctattcaaaattttgaaacataccctcttggcacttggagatgtgatgagatggatgCTCACAACCTTAATTACAACTCTTCAAAATTACTGTACTTAATCTGCGCAAGGGAAACAAAATCGtatgctgagtaaaactcagtggtatttctataatccgaatatttaaagactTGATAATATAATAAGCACAATTAAATTATAAGGACATATTAATGTCTAGTATTATgactatcattttttttattaaacaatatCCTATTCACACAATTGCTATATTAATGGTTATTCACATGTCAAACCATATTTATTTGTACAATGGCATTAGTCATGcaatactcaattcatgaatacatcattatataccatactcaatttttatcacttgctatataatagctttcCATAATTtgttcacatatcatttaaacagtgacattatccattccatattcaattcatgagtatttaactcatgtattccatgtatttacaacatatttcacattctattttcaattcactatatcaatttcatttctcataccatgcaatttaaatatcaattataaaactttattatatgtttacccctattaacacgactcggacggatacacggatccaaccaaaacacaccagttcgGCACTCAATGTCTCATCggataattcaaagtaataatttgacatcTAGTGTCTCATCAGCTAAACCGAAGTAATTTGGCACCCtgtgcctcatcgaattaatccaaagtaataaattgacacccagtgtctcatcgactcaaagtcgaagaaattcctgaactcttccaatcctatggcatgccatctatatccgactcagcccgatacagttaatagggttccaattcacttttcaaatacaaccaatattcatttcaattcaaataatcaatataatcaatatatatataccaattcaatcaatataaattcaataaattcatcacatattaaatcaatccatttcaattgcaaaacacaataattgtcacctcaacacttaccatatacattacattaaaaatacaacaataaataactagtttcggattatagaaatacaaactagaaattttgagctattcgacgtcgactttaccttttccctttttagtccaTGATTCCGATACGacattagctacggaattaaaacaattaaaattcatcaatacaacacagttcaatttcatatttaatatttcaatttttactcaaatattgcctaaatttcaatttagtccttaaaccgatactaacttttattcttcacatttagttctttattttcatgcaaattccactttagactaaattcaactccctattttcacataaatccctaaattttgaaattttcacaatttagttcctattactcaaaacttataatttattccacaatttaatccctttctcaattttaactaaaaaatctatcaatttaatccctaatactcaaattattcaacatagataACATCTAAAAAtccaataatttttaaaatttcggcATATGTTAAGTAGTATTTAATactaggatttcaaaaacataaaaattataagaaaagagactaaattgactaaccaattgagctttgaacTCTTGAAACCCTAACTTTTCTCcttctttatttctctttttctttcattttccccCTGTTTCATTCTATTAtgtatttctttttcaattcctttttcttttcttttatttgttttgttttaattataataataatataataatatatatttacctaattaataagcaatacatattttattattaaatacatatgtttattattacacatgtatttaccAACACCATCCACTTGTCAATTTAtggcttaattgattatttagtcccttcacttttcctctaatctacaattcaactttctCCCTATATGCAATCTAGTCCTTacacctaattactcttaatttaaataaattcacctaatcaaaacctaaattttaattgttttaattccgtagctaacgtcgtatcGGAATCATGGactaaaaaaggaaaagataaagtcgacgtcGAATAGCTCAAAATTtccggtttgtatttctataatccgaaactagttattaattgttgtatttttaatgtaatgtatatggtaagtgttgaggtgagaattattgtgtttttcaattgaaatggattgatttaatatgtgatgaatttattgaattcaTTTTACGAAAACGAAGACCTGAAAGTACACTTTCCAATACccgtgactatcgggtcgttacatatTCACTTATgccttgatctgtagaaatctctaaattaaGTTAATACCTCTTCCGAGAGTAAGAACAACcgactctaagttgattaattgaaatctctttctaattaaaacccctattgtcgcattaactcgatctatgaattcccctattagatttgactctaatccgatagatttatgtcgtcctatttctaggattgtatgcaactccactcaattatgctagatttactcttaaacagagacttttgctccactaaaataagcacattaaacttgaattaatatataaaaaatattaaaacaagaaataagcatacataattgagaacaagaatcaagtatttatcacataaatcagaaatcaaataataagattcatcataggtttcatcttccctaggtatctagggaatttagttcataatcctgaatgaaaacatctcaaagttagaataaccacaagacataaagaaactcaataaaacttcaaaagaaattaaatggagatcttcgatcttgagggagatctgcttctgagttgattccgatggcgttcttcgagtgctttcttcaatcttctctccGTGTGCCTccccttaggtcttcttctaattggtatttatagactttagaattctcagaaagcctaaaaattgggttttttcgcGTATTTGGGAAGAAGGGTGCGATATcgacacgggctagcacatgggcgtacGACCAGcctgtgtggaaatgcccaggccgtgtggatcctggaaacaactctatttgtccaattttggctctttttcactccttttgctcccaaatgctctcctaagtatagaaacatgaatttaaaggattaggagcatcaaattcacaaatttacataattaatcatccaaaaacgcattaagaatgagattaaaatatgttacttttacagcTTACCAATTAATCGACCAAATTAATCGATATAAATCAATTTGATTATGTCTAGGGGTGAAGCCAACAAATTAATATTGGAGGggctaaaataaaatttcagaAGTTTAGAGGTCAAAGTTAAAAGTTTTATTCAAAAAGGACTTAAATTGAATACCTCATAATTAAAAGTGATATTATACCCTTAGCTAAGGAGGGGTCAAAGGCCACTACCTGTCTTTCTAGCTATGCCACTAATTAGGTTAGTTAAGACTAAAAAGATCGACTAATTCAATTATAGGAGGAAGATAGTTGATTTAGTTGATTAAGTGCGAAAAATTAACAAACTAACCTACTTAATAGTTTCTTCACCCCTATTTGTggcatataaattattaatttatgctAAATTCTTACATATAAATGACTAAACTATTGATTTTCAAGTTAAGAAATTTAACGATAAGGTACACCATTTCATTGGACTAAAGTTCTTCATTAGATTAACttctcaattttcataaaatacagagacaaattttaataaattagagggattaatttttgaattttcaaaaaattaagcGATAAAATTCATAAACTTCAATAATTTCCAATTTCCTTGATCCATGCATAAACCAATGCTCTTGGATTTCGTGGATTGttgttttatctaaatttttatttatttttagtattcaTATCCATGTGCCACATATAAAATAcaacaatataattatatttatatttttattatattgatcttgaatattaatataaaatattgtgAAGGTGTGAATATGAGTGAATCACCCttgtcaaaatatataaaaataaatggataaattatcTCGTTAGTCATTTTAAAATAACATTGTcccttttttagttattttaattgttttgtcaatttagtcactaCCGTTAAAAAACATATTCAAAATGAACACTCAATTATTAtctctaaaaaaaaaaactaactgaATATATTATATCAGCAATTTTTTTCACTTGTTTTCCACGTAATTTAAacacaaattatttaaaaaataaataaaaacgacactattttaaaataactaattaGATCGTTTacccaaataaattattaagaaatttattataacacataaattataatttcttttgcCCTTACATATTTCTTATCCAACTTTTGCTTGTTACAAGACTAACTTTGAAACTCAAGTAATCAGGCCCAAGGTTCTGGATAATTGAGGCCAAATTTTAAAACTCAGAccccaaaattataaataaagtgGGGTCAATTTCAGCTCCTTCATCCATAGTATTGATTACACAAATAAGTAGTATAAGAATAAGATATAATGAAAAATTTAGTTGTTAATATTTCAATCGAAGTTAAGGATTTGGcaggtttatttaaaattttttttaatttataaaattttaaattagtaatggtaaaattgtatatTGACctctcaaaaatgataaaaatttgatttaatcttttaaaattataaaaatctacgctattaaaatggtaaaattacacttttgctatcgtaaaaatatacaatttaatttatccccccaaaaaaaatttttGGCTTCGCCCTTGATTTATATCTTTTGTGAATTTGGTCTTTATTCCCTTTTTAGCTAAAATTGATCATTAACTTTTCAAAAAGAGTTAAATCACTTTTTTAACTGAAATgttaactaaaacattaaatttttcatGATGTTAGCATCGCAGCATGTGTGGCAATCCATGTGTGCTTGCATgacactatttgtcttatattctacatcaataaataatttaagatttatagaaatattcaaaatataaaaagttcataaaaatttaaaaaattagcatGAAGTACATGTGAATTGGCCTGAAATAGGTCTTTATTGGCATGATTGCATCCTTGGTAGAGTTCAATTTACACCTAATTTAGTCCAATGTGTAATGTCATACGTGAACCTTGATTTAGTGTCCTTAATAatcatttcactttttcactatgTTTGAATCCAAATAAACATCTCACCGTTAATTTTAATCTCCTTATTGCAGTAACTAATCACTCCAACACTGATGTTTTCAATCTCAGTGGAGTTATTCTCACCACCAAACATGTTCGAAGACCGAGCAACCCACTCATGCACGATGGTCGGCCCCATATTTGGGAGGGATTGGCTAAAAATTAAATCCTTTCAGAAAATGACTCgagtttaaatttcaatattcaaaGCTCGAGCCCAACCCAGTTAAGCTTATTTTTAAGTTTACAATGtagtgtttttcttttcttttatttaatatatgtagtgtaaatcatatcaaaattaaataaattatactaTAATGTAATTATTAGAAAAGTGTGTTCAGTTATATATACCGACCATGATTGAAACCCACATGACCCATTTTGCATGATTGCTTTGTTGGATTAACATCCCAATACGTAACAAATTCTAAAAGATTACATATATACCTTCTTCTTTTTTGGCAAGCAATTGGCAATGCCAAATATTATAGTGTGTTATTCTTGCCTTTAATTGGAGCAAAATCAACAAATCATCCCAACTTATAATAATATCAATTTCTTTTTAGATGTATTCCACTTGCTTAATAAAAGACGTTCCTTTGTACAATTAAGTGGAGACAAATGCCACATTATTATATACATAATTAATAATATGGTTCCATCCTTGGGCAAGTTTTGACTTTGTTGAGTGGTCAATTTCTCAATTGGGTCCCTTTCATCTtctcataattttttaattattgggATTAATCAACACAACACGAGAACCACGTTATGTATGCAATCTTGCCTTTTATATGATatcatttcattaataaaataatcattagATTTTcactaaatatatatttattaataggTAGGTGTGTGTTGACATGTATTGCCAAAACCCAcaatagaaaatgaaaaaaaaattagtgcaTGGAATGGAatttatgttattaaattatgctatgattgaagatgaaaaaaaaaggggtgaagTTGTGGATATGTCAATCATGTCAAT
Protein-coding sequences here:
- the LOC121218180 gene encoding probable carbohydrate esterase At4g34215; translated protein: MLSFILLALLAHASPIQCKHPHPKINIIILAGQSNMAGRGGVFNDTITETLTWDGIVPPECQPNPSILRLTANLTWVEAHEPLHADIDYNKTKGAGPGMPFANTVLNKDPNFGVIGLVPCAIGGTNISQWQKGEFLYEQLVKRSQFAMQSRVYRAMLWYQGESDTENQQDAELYKDKLKRFFNDLRFDLKTPKLPIIQVALASGPGAYMEEVREAQLKTDMAYVKCVDAKGLPLGPDGLHLTTSSQVTLGQMLGHAFLGY